In a single window of the Pantanalinema sp. genome:
- a CDS encoding HU family DNA-binding protein translates to MNKDDLVQVVSDKANSSRKTAEAVVNAALEAIGEALIKGEKVTIIGFGTFAVKERAAREGRNPRTGETIKIPARRSPAFLPGKALKDRIEG, encoded by the coding sequence TTGAACAAGGACGATCTGGTGCAGGTGGTCTCGGACAAGGCCAACTCGTCGCGCAAGACCGCGGAGGCGGTGGTCAACGCGGCCCTGGAGGCGATCGGCGAGGCGCTGATCAAAGGCGAGAAGGTCACCATCATCGGGTTCGGCACCTTCGCGGTGAAGGAGCGCGCGGCGCGCGAGGGGCGCAACCCCCGCACGGGCGAGACGATCAAGATCCCGGCCCGGCGCTCGCCTGCCTTCCTGCCTGGCAAGGCGCTCAAGGACAGAATTGAAGGCTGA